One window of Athalia rosae chromosome 2, iyAthRosa1.1, whole genome shotgun sequence genomic DNA carries:
- the LOC105689510 gene encoding uncharacterized protein LOC105689510, with product MNFNSAKNFHLSGVFSVLLVLYVASHLPACQSFCIVVRCRNGLESVNGECLPACPPGKRRFGSRCRTIRRRRSPNDEGCYGSDKIFVSDSIIYSSGPSSIDCPNGYYLTRELQCAVEGWEPNSEPWTTQHYSVNGRNLVLEVKQSSQSIRVRSVRVE from the exons ATGAATTTCAATagcgcgaaaaatttccatttatcGGGCGTTTTTAGTGTACTTCTGGTCTTGTACGTCGCGAGTCATTTGCCCGCGTGCCAATCGTTCTGTATCGTAGTACGGTGCAGAAATGGACTGGAGTCGGTGAACGGCGAGTGTCTACCCGCTTGTCCACCTGGTAAAAGGAGATTCGGAAGCCGATGTCGAACAATAAGGCGACGCAGAAGTCCGAATGACGAAG GGTGCTATGGCAGCGACAAAATATTCGTCAGTGACAGCATAATATATTCATCCGGACCATCGTCGATAGATTGTCCTAACGGATACTATTTAACGAGGGAATTGCAGTGCGCTGTAGAAGGATGGGAACCGAACAGCGAACCCTGGACG ACTCAACATTACAGCGTAAACGGAAGGAATCTGGTGCTAGAAGTGAAACAATCTAGTCAATCGATCAGAGTTCGATCCGTGCGCGTTGAATGA